The Dehalococcoidia bacterium DNA window TGCACGCCTTCGTGCAGGAGGTGCAGCTCACCGAGGCCGAATGGCTGCGGGCGATCCAGTTCCTCACCGCCGTGGGCCAGAAGTGCGACGACACGCGCCAGGAGTTCATCCTGCTCTCCGACACGCTCGGCGTCAGTATGCTGGTGGACACGATCAACCACCGCGCGGCGAACGGCGCGACGGAATCTACCGTGCTCGGCCCCTTCTACCGCGAGGGTGCGCGCGAGCTGGCGGCGGGCGAATCCACGAGCCTCGACGGCAAGGGCGAGCCGGCGATCGTCAGCGGCCGCGTGCTCGGCACCGACGGCAAGCCGATCGCCGGCGCCGTGCTCGACGTCTGGGAGGGCAACGACGACGGCCTCTACGAGCAGCAGGACGCGAACCAGCCGGACATGAACCTGCGCGGCCGCTACCGCACGGATGCGCAGGGCCGCTTCACCGTTGTCGGCATCAAGCCGGTGAGCTACCCCGTGCCGGTCGACGGGCCGGTGGGCGAGTTGCTGCTCGCATTGGGCCGGCACCCGTACCGGCCGGCGCACATCCACTTCATCATCTCCGCGCCCGGTTACCGAAGCCTGACGACGCACCTCTTTGCCAGCGGCGACCCGTATCTCGATTCGGACGCCGTGTTCGGCAAGAAGGATTCACTCGTGGTCGACTTCGCCCGCCACGACTCGGCCGAGGAGGCGGCGCGGCGCGGGGTGCAGGCGCCGTTCTACACCGTCGAGTACGACTTCGTGCTGCTGCCGGCATAGAGCCGCTCGCTCGGCTCGCCGCGGCCGCTGGTTGCGCAACAGGGCGCAGATTTACCTCCTTCAGGTCTTGTCAACCGCCCATGCGCCGACCAGCGTATGGGCGGTTGCCGCTGCTCGGCCGCCCCGGGCGACGCGAGACCAGCGGCGAGCAAGGCATGCGGGGGCCGGTCGTATCCGGCAGGAGGCAGGCGGCGATGGGCACGACGCTCAGGGGGCTGAATCTCGGCTACATGGGCATGGACATGGGCGTGATGGTCTATCCGCACGCCAACTACGCGCTGATGGCCGGCGGCCAGCGCGCGGGCGCGCTGACCTGGTACCAGTGTCCGGCGCAAAGCTACATCATCGACCACCCGGACGGCCGCATCCTCTGGGAGACCGGCATCTCGACCAACTGGAAGGCCGAGTGGCTGCCGGGCTGGCAGTACCTCGTCGATCTCAGCGCGATCACGCCGGAGATGTGCCTCGAAGCACGGCTCAAGTCGGTGGGCATGGCGCCGGAAGACTTCAAGTACGTGATCCAGGGCCACCTGCACACCGACCACGCCGGCGGCCTGCGCCTGTTCGAAGACGCGGGCGCCACGATCGTCTGCCACGAGGACGAGTACAAGTTCGTGCGCGGCATCGAGACGGCGGACGCCTTCTTCGTCCGCGCCGACTGGGACTTCCTCGGCTACAAGGCGCCCGTCACGACGTACGGCGACCAGCAGATCCTCAAGGGCGTCTGGTTGATCAGCCTGCCCGGCCACACCCCCGGCACGATGGGCCTGCTGATGAAGCTCGATCACACCGGCTGGGTGCTGCTCACCTCGGACGCGCTCTACACGCACGACAGCTACGGCCCGCCGGCCACGGGCTCGCCGATCGTCTGGAACGCTGAGCTGTGGGCGCGCTCCGTGGCGAGGCTGCGCCGCATCGCCACCGAGCACGACGCCTTCGTCTTCCCCGGTCACGACGAAACCGGCATTCAGCACGAAAAGGGCACGACTTCGTTCAAGAGGATCGAGTACCTGCCCGGCCACGCCTACGAGTAGGCCGGCGGGGCAGCGCGCCGGCGCTCCGCTTCAGTTCTGCTCGGCCAGCAAGAGGCCATGGCGCAGGGCGTAGCGCACCAGCTCGGCGCGGCTCTGCAGGCCCAGCTTCTCCATAGCCCGGCGCCGGTAGGTTTCGACCGTCTTCGGGCTGAGAAAGAGGCGCTCGCCGATCGCGCGCGCGTCGTAGCCTTCGGCGGTGATGCGCAACACCTCGCGCTCGCGCGGGCTGAGCTGCTCGAAGGCATCGCTCGGCTCGCTCTCGCCCACGCGCTTCAGGTAGTCGCGCACCAGCAGCGTCGCGGCCGAGGGCGGCAGGTACGCCTCGCCGCGGTGCACGGCGCGAATCGCCTCGACCAGCTCCTCGTCGGCCGCGTCCTTCAGCAAGAAGCCGGAGCCGCCGACGCGCAGCACCGGCAGCAGATATTGCGCTTCGGCCTGCGCCGTGAGGATCAGCACGCGCGCCGGCAGGCCGCTCTCGGCGATGCGCCGCGTCGCCTCCAGGCCGCCGCCCTTCGGCATGGCGAGGTCCATCAGCACGATGTCGGGCCGCAGCCGCTGCGTCTCGACCACGGTTTCCTCGCCG harbors:
- a CDS encoding intradiol ring-cleavage dioxygenase; protein product: MVAVESEAQITANVLKSLEQAPEERLKTVMTSLVKHLHAFVQEVQLTEAEWLRAIQFLTAVGQKCDDTRQEFILLSDTLGVSMLVDTINHRAANGATESTVLGPFYREGARELAAGESTSLDGKGEPAIVSGRVLGTDGKPIAGAVLDVWEGNDDGLYEQQDANQPDMNLRGRYRTDAQGRFTVVGIKPVSYPVPVDGPVGELLLALGRHPYRPAHIHFIISAPGYRSLTTHLFASGDPYLDSDAVFGKKDSLVVDFARHDSAEEAARRGVQAPFYTVEYDFVLLPA
- a CDS encoding N-acyl homoserine lactonase family protein, with the translated sequence MGTTLRGLNLGYMGMDMGVMVYPHANYALMAGGQRAGALTWYQCPAQSYIIDHPDGRILWETGISTNWKAEWLPGWQYLVDLSAITPEMCLEARLKSVGMAPEDFKYVIQGHLHTDHAGGLRLFEDAGATIVCHEDEYKFVRGIETADAFFVRADWDFLGYKAPVTTYGDQQILKGVWLISLPGHTPGTMGLLMKLDHTGWVLLTSDALYTHDSYGPPATGSPIVWNAELWARSVARLRRIATEHDAFVFPGHDETGIQHEKGTTSFKRIEYLPGHAYE
- a CDS encoding response regulator transcription factor, which codes for MAAEAGGGRRAGRIRVLLADDHRLVRAGLRLLLGTQPDIEVVGEAGNGEETVVETQRLRPDIVLMDLAMPKGGGLEATRRIAESGLPARVLILTAQAEAQYLLPVLRVGGSGFLLKDAADEELVEAIRAVHRGEAYLPPSAATLLVRDYLKRVGESEPSDAFEQLSPREREVLRITAEGYDARAIGERLFLSPKTVETYRRRAMEKLGLQSRAELVRYALRHGLLLAEQN